The region tgcatcaggcccctctcCTAACAAgtctttgtgaacggtcccccCTATAAAACTGAGTAACTCCACTAGCATGACAGGGCTGCAGAATTCGACAACCTTTCCAGGTTACACTACCGATTTCGCTCTGAAAATGAGATGTTTTTACACAATTAACAACCTTAAAAACAATTCACTGGATAGTACATGAATTCCGTCATTTATCGCGTGGATGAATTGAAGAATCCAAGCAAAATTTCGGCACTTACTCTGACTATTTTGAGCGAGTCACAGTCTTTCTCCGTCGAAGTTCCAGCCATTTTTGCGACCTTgtttatgtgacctttgacctgcaatAACACAACTTATTTTGTTTGCTATAGATTCATATATTTTATGTTCACAAAATtgcattatttaaaaaatatatgatTGTATTTAATTCTATAAAAAATATgggaataataatatataaaatgatAAATTGTGCAAAAAAAGAACATTATCATATGTTtctaaagtataaaaaaatttatGTATAAACCATTGCAAAATAAAACTACCCAAAatcacagtcatgacagtgtcaCTGCATAGCTAGAAGTAACATTGTGCACATTATTTTACAagcaaatattaatatttttcatttgcCATGTCTGATTCAGACAGATTAGAGAACGTGAATCCCACAGTTCATGGTCGACTGAAGGACAGACACGTGATCCCAGATGAAGAGGATGATGACGTGGTGGACAAAATTGATGCAAGAGAAGTTTTTGATATCCTTTTTCTCGAGTTCATGAGTTGATGAAAagctttattttaatttttaatacaaAATTACATTTGAATGAACCATACCTCGGAATGTGGGCATGTTGCCTGTGGGGGGTCAACGCTATTGTCAGGTTTGTGTGAGCGAACTGATCAAAAAGCgcaagcgtacacaaaagaaactatGCGCGTAAGATGAGCCATGTAattcacacaccgacatcgcctggctaataattactttgtcagcagagatactaaaataaatacccgggatcgatacacatgaatttgctatgcacgagtttgataatgagaagaaaatctttggataccgcaCCAGccaggatagaaaatgatgaatatctccgtaaatgatttcAGTATAaagtggttccttgcacttgaatatatattttgaacagatatgatagtcgttagcttgcgtcttgagaaagtagcttgcgtcttgagtcaaaaactgacaataattctgatttatgtgccaaattatatagcgcagtgtatacaTGTAGGCCAATCTAaattctaaaagcatatgacctattaTGGCGTACCATGCTGGACTCaaacacagcgaggtcagtcaccgagctaatcggggctattatcagtagccttagtcagatgtccttcggcccattatgcgactcaaatttACTATTAAACAGgttgatacaaaatggccattGGGGCGGTGGATtgaacctaccatggcgatttctgccatgaagatatcggggcgatgacactgtgcggcatCGGCTGAATTCAAGTATAGGGCACAGGCATTAACATTCCAATCTATGTGTTTatggaatgaacacagctgccatcAGCATGACGATTCATGAATGGATTTGTCCCGTACTAGATGACTGTgcgtaaggcccttcacaattaattcttagtttcctgtttcatggttgaaaaccagggatgaggcgacttttaattattaattattaattatcttttattttctttatttgaaaataagtggtcgcaacctacatcaagccattttgacaaggagcatgcatttaattattttactactatgtttgattttatacataagtaatggtacaattaggtataactatgtttattcatcattatagatgatatgatcaaagtcagaaagtagcaaatggtagtcattaaaagttatttttaaagagaaaatccgaaatataaataaaataattaaatattttgcaattctctactttggacgcgggcgggaaacaggaaactaagaatcaattgtaattggcctaatgcGTACATTGTATAACGTGGATTAATCCAATCCAATTCACTTGTGATGGCAGCCCTGACGATTTTCATAAACttgcaaagtttgttcggtttcaATCGGCGAAAAAACAAGACTTGTAAAATAAGTTGTACCGTAGGCCTATTCATTCCAAtgagcgcccatgccccaataagcgctcacccagggtattttcaatttgctaaagggtaccattaatgttgaagtgagagatagacgtcgatacagtgaaatagctggaggactacaagtcctgtgtaaacttgcaatacattttctgcatcaaaaaaactactagaacgtctcaggacccttatAACCTACATGTACGTCAATTAGTCAAAGTCTAATAAAccccccttacgaaaaaattaggtaaaccaggtaaaaaataagcgtccatgcaaaatgattttgttaagcgccctgggcgcttatgaATACGGTACGGTATAATGTATTTTAAACTTTGTGTATTGATACAAAtagaatatggtcattttcacagtaaagggtgtaacttttgattttttagggtcaaaatttcaaaccacttaaatatgtttctgtttactgtaatcatgcatagaagcaactcaaattccagtaaaataatgtttcaaggcttaaaccttttgatttctgataaaaaaatggacatttccataacattttggttaaaatctaagaaaaaatgtattttacataagctcagaaaattatgacatgacagctggaatacatgtgaaatcccattccaaagtaagtcaacagatataagttaaattttataccatgttttgctatgtttgtaattgcaattttgaaaatttttaacatcaagggtcatttgcaatggaaatttcccaatcttaaacatattttttaagttttaattgggttcctaaaataatttgaatgtctaacttcatgtacaaatactacttgatgaaaggaacctcccagccaagtttcacagaaattggagttatttttagaattggcaattcaagcgatttgtgtttcggaggcttcagttaacaacacaggtgatcataaaagtaaaatatttggctaactactacaagttgacatgaaaaaataggtaaaaatatcacaattaccaattttcatgctttgcttctaagtattgaatttcagttgtgacaaaaattaaattatcacagcaagtcattttattgtttggaggcttcatgttaacaatgtttaaacattgcagaagtattttttttgaaaacaacactgttgggatcatctaagctgttattttcttgtgtgtattgaatcaatgattctatgtggcagatattgtagatttatagcatgttaactttttcacccatttgttaagtatggtgttttttgcatgtgaagcctccgaaacaggctttttgggtatcagtatatttttcaaacattaaccataacatcaacaattttttcatttatgacattctgcacatatcaagtaacaattacaatgcagatatcagtatgaaacaccaatttagatatgcatagatgataattaatcttattgttgtttcggaggcttcatttgtttcggaggcttcaattgttaacggaaagtttgtattgggtcccattttcaaacggtgatatatatctccacaatttaaaaagaagtgatttgaagatctactttgctacattttgataaatagattggatgagctcttttatttatatttgcccaagcttgctgaacagtttgtttcggaggcttcaaaaaagttaacggaaaaacggctctttgaagtcaagattttataaaaattttgaaagcttgcaaatcgactaatttttgttacccatttcaagttaagatatcaactgttatgaatcaagaagaagtgaagaaataaccaagaattatgaaccaaagttatacccacaaagtttgttaacaattgttaacggaaaatgaagcctcgaaacgacaaatctcaagtccgattctcaaaaatacagggctgttcacaattaaatctaatgtggcagtgtttactgaacatatgaccgtactttcaggataagaaaaattatccatgaactaactgaagaaaacgcaggtttttacaaaaatgttactgttttttatagtttttcaaaatggcaatattaggtacatttaagcctgctaaaactgaacgcagtaactcctgaagatgattatgctacccaaggtagctgctaactagatgatttatgtggccaaaaatcatggaattctgtggctttattagaaaactacggatcaaaatgttaaaaatccaaagttacaccctttaccgtgaaaatgaccatatagcatACACACAGTTGGGAGCAGCACTAAACGCTAGTTGTGTTTTCATGCATGGTTGGTGCATGCGCTACATGTAAATGTGAATCGATGCCAGTGTAAGGTCGGACTTTCAACTTGATTGAcacacgcagtaacaaaaaccaaataatttggtgagggaggcccaataattattatgttattttgttACAGATTGACCACTCATTTCTGTATAAAATTGCAAACTTACATGTAGGCTTTATGGGGTATGACCGTTTGgagagtaggcctactttttcttgtgggaaatgagagcatgTCAGACATAccaagttgcattctgaatacgaagaatgtccttctgatatcaagtaattttgattttttgaaattcgccatacattttatggcaaatgactaaaaattgatatttttgatattaaacagtcctcaaagtaaactttataaatgatacACGTACTTAaaggatttttccccaaaacacccaaaaaattgggtgttttggggagaaaaatgtattcaatttgaaggtcaaaattttcaattgatcatcggcatttcatcccagctGTATACatttgaagtaggcctacatatcattaaatttagaatgtttacttcgaggactgtcatatatatcaaaaatttaaaaaatatcaaattttttataatttgtcataaaatttgtattatcgcgaatttcaaaaaaattatttgatatcagaaattagacattcctcgtattcagaattcaattcgatatgtctgatgtgctctaatgtcccacaaaaaatactgtcgaaacttcataccagagccctttaTTGTCAacattaaggggggggggggtcatcaaGTATATGACTTTAAAAAGACCTGTATATTCAACTTCaaaaaaagggggcctattgacaggcgcAGGCGTATACTGTCACTCCCAGGCTGTCACTTCTAATGTTGAGTCCCCCCCAGGTTATTGCTTCACAACAATTTCAGACACAAAGTATAAAAAGGGAGCAAATAAGAATtgatttgaaaatctccaaatttGGTGAGGGCAgggacgatatacatgtatttgtttaCTTTACTTGGTCTTAAAGATCCTGGCTAAGTTTGAATGTTTAAAAACTTAAAGTTATTATCAGTGTAAATGTTTTTAATGTCTGTTTAGTTTAGTTTCAGACAGCTTTACACAGGTATTGACTCATTCAAGAAATTATCTGTTATAAGCCTTAACACTGTAATTACATCTGATAAGAAATATCAATGATCCTGAACATCCTTTGACCTTAGAAGAACTCAATGTGGTGGAGCACGCTCAAGTGGAGGTAAGtttaggctatttcagttgaaatccatagtgACGcctcctatggaaaacatgaccttacacAAATGTATATggggtcagaatttcgttttgCAGTGCAagaatcttgattcttgcagaataaatttgcgagaatcatttgattcttgcaaattaacttctgtgtaaactacaattttaagtttgcaagaatcaactaggattcacacaaatctgtttacgagaatgtTCATGGCTCTGAAGTTCTGAACAGTCTGTGCCCGAGCAAAGCTATTGGTAATTAGGATTGCCGTCCATCGTAGGGCTGGATAGCTCGGATGGTAAAACACTGGTCTTACAAACTAGAGGTTGCAAGTTTAAATCCCACATCAGCCAAAATGTTTTTGCTCAACTTTCTATTTTTGTTATTTGTCTTTTCATACAGGTTGATGATGATGCTAACTCAGTGCGTATTCTCTTCACACCTACTATCCCACATTGTAGTATGGCAACTCTTATAGGTTTGTCAATTAGAGTCAAATTAATAAGGGCCTTGCCATCAAGATTTAAGGTTAGTACCACATACACCACATAAGATATCTTAtcattcccagaatcctttgcaacatgatgcatcacctgattacatcaaatgacacttctGTTAATagtacaggtttcctttgtttttacATGATGAGAATGGAGTGGCTTAATATGTGTTGATAGTCAAGAAAAGAACAATATTTTGCAAGATATCTGGATGTGATTTATATGtcacaaatcagtacagaaagttGAAACAGAAGAAATGTATTATGTGCCTCAAAGGCTCAAAATTATATCAAATATGACAAAAAGAAAcctcattttacctcattgcatcaaattaatttttatttatattgtttTACTAAAGTCCACATTTACTTTCCTTTTATCAGGTTGATGTTGAAATCTACCCTGGATCACATGTATCAGAATTGGCAGGTTAGtattgtatactttgatcagctcttaattggcgggccttataacatcgcggattaatatcaaaatattttattttgagaagcatcacaaattattaattcaagtctgtctactttctttaaaacACAAAAAACTAGGCCAGACAGGTCAATTAATAGTACTcataatgtgggtctacttttcggcgtagtggtaaaagcctagcATTTCCCGCcttttaagagctgatcaaactatacttaCCTTATTGGGGTAAGGTATAAAGTAACTTGTGTTGACAGGCCTGAGTACCCATCTCTCCTTTTGAAGCGATTTGGCCAGACTCCTCAATGATGCTGCAGGGGAATCACTACACCTCCACTGTCTGTTACTTTCCACACATTGAATcaagccggtacccatttatataccTGGGGAGAGGCAAGAGGGGCGTAGGGCCTTGcctcaggaccgcgacactccggcacttgttggaagacatctaatacagcagacagtacatatacaatgtgattttctcatttataattaggattacgtcattgccagagcttgtttatttgttcattagaatgattgacagcgctTGGCGGACTTAttactctttgttttgtgagcggtacaaaaaaGTGATTCTCTGATTaattataggtcaaggtaggtcaattcggaccgtctcttcctcagacctctatgtaggactctatggtatcttcttattacacgttcgtagtaagacttggccggcgatgaCGCTTGCGAATTCCCTGTCTTCAACTGCGGTATAGCAtagtataggcagtttgtagagaGTGTCTTATCTCATTATTATAGGATCTCTGCTTGCCTTAAGTGCAAAACATGTTGACACTGCAGGAATTATGAGTCAAAGTCTTAGACTGCTGTGACACTGTGCCCCTTATGATGGTAGTGTCCCAAATTTCCATGGGTCATGGACAGTCACATAATGAATAATTACtattctttcattcttttattttccATACAGTAAACAAACAGCTTGCAGATAAAGAGAGGGTAGCAGCAGCATTAGAAAATGGACATTTACTTGAAGTAGTCAACCAATGCCTATCAAGGAAATGATTGCAGAAATAATAATGCAAATATATTGAACTCTGTTTTGGATGCTGTCACCTACAAATGTTGTTCTGATATACACTGTAAGCTGACCTTATATAACTTGTGAAGTGCCTTACACAATTTGCCATGATTGGGCAGCATAGATGGCAAATATGGCTCTGTGCCGTAAAGTGTTCACACGATTTGAATTCCCCGGTTTTCCCCAGTACAATGTAtgtcatatgcataaattattataatatcatgGATCTGATTAGCTGATGCCAAGTTTTGAGACTGTTTGAATGTTAGATGAAAAACCAACCATATGTCGGGCTGTTCCACTGCATTCAAAATTTCAATCATgagaaatggtaaaaaaaaatgtCTCAGACGCGAACTAGTATCTTCAATTCCGACTTTTATTATAGTTATCTGTCATTTGTGATTACAACAGGGTATAAATCTCTTGTGGCGACAATAACAAAAAAGGCTTTGCATCGTAAAAAGTCAATAACATAACCCTCTATAGCCAATATACATTGTACTACAAAAGGAGTGGTTTATAGTTACCTGAGATTTTAGTATCCACTTTCTATGGTATGGTTCTATgaatcaaaatttcagttgattccaaatttgctagttatgcatgattatgtgtagtaTTACATATGCTCCATAGGCCTTTCTGTTGTAAGcttgttctgttaacagaacaaaaatactcgaatgtaagttcatacgtgctggtgataaacaatttctaaaagtttaaactgacattcagcacaaaaatccaactaaccttgaattttcgccaatgatcaacaaagggcaagtccatcacaacatcctaggacttcttctgatgaagatgtgtgtcacacatcgaaaattcaaggttagttggatttttgtgctgaatgtcaatttaatcttttagaaaaagaaaaaaatacaaattgaaagatatttttgccaagcgaatgaatctgcaagaaccTATTGTGCATGCAAACATGTAGCCAGacgtttctgatggtataaaaatctgaacCCATCTTAGAAAAGGGGCTGTGGACAGGATCACAAAATGCACCTTTAATGATACACCTAATGCAATTGTATATGAAGTTAAAGGCAGCATCTGTATCATTTTAAGGATCTTTTCAGTGTCCAGAATTATTAGGTGGGAAGTATGTACTTGATCAAAAAACACAACTGTATTGTTAAGTTCTtagccccaccccacccccacaaagAAACTCACTTTTTAATTGGACACTACTTCCAAGTCCATATTCTTTCTCCTTATGACTTAGGTATTATGTTTAATCATGCTAGTGACAGGATGCACAACTTCTAAGACCCCCCCCCAATAccttttaaaataagtcgaaaaatagtttacgaaatgtaaaaagatatgtatagccctatttgttttacccctgttgaccaaattatagcatcacacatcattgtgtTCATTTAggcccccgggatctacgcctatgtccaTAGGTGTAAAACATAGAAGGCTACACATCTgtctttttacaagtttgcattttgtcaaatatttttcgatttattttaaaaagtatttagggggaactttgAGCACCCTGTATATGACTGTATCTTGTTTAGTGTTGTActataaatatcaaaataaaatatttatattgcatTTATTCAATTTCTTAAATGTGTATTACTATTAGTGTGTAATAATTATTGTCTATCATTAGGGCAATGCTGACTTGATCCACCACATACTGTCACCATATCTCTCTATTAGGCAACAAAAAACCAACAACTGTTCTATCGGACAGACCTTTAGGGTCGGTTGACTTTCACGGCTTGGAAATAGTCCTTCAAGACAGACTATCCTCGCCGTCAGGATATAGTCCTACGGACTACTTGGAGGGGGCGCATAATAGATGCTGCATTCGTCAATTCGCCCCCTGCTCCCTAAGATAGCACCCGGGTCACGTGCCCTCCCCTACACGTAGCTCCCGATGTAGCTATACACCACTGTTaccaaatgataaaaaaaatctgtaaataaattagtATTTTTTTTGCAGTTTTTCCCTCGCACATTTGCACATggttttttttcagtcaaaataaatctcagtactttttgcacaaaacagctgattttacatgcacacAATTTGCTTCAAACTCTCTTGGgaaaaaaatggctgattttacattttttccgTCGCCTTTACGCAACAGTTTTCCGACTTCGTCCTGCTTTTTATTGGGGGGTAAAATTGTTATGGGAATGTTCTAGAAATAGGATGTGGAGTGGGAAAGGGATGCAGTCAGCGGAGGGGCGTATGCGCCATAATAAATTGTTAGTTGCAGGGATATAGAAAGTGATTTCCTTGGGAGCAAAGTTTTTCTCTTTTCTACCTTTTCTCCCAAATtacattatttcctcaattttgatagTCTTATCATGGGGGGGGGGACAATTTCCTGTTAGCGTGTCGAAAATTGCCTGGCCCATCTCGGCACTTGCTCAACCATATTGACTTGCCGAAAgatcttaccccccccccccttgtattGCCAAATTGTTctacgccagttgattcatagttgtgtgcccttaaggtgcactgagcctggatgggctctctctctctgtctctgcactcgtggaagctacatgtgcctggttgtgattatcattagattaatccctaatccttttattggcgtggtgacagcttggattcgaaaccagtcatctctgaagtctctcagctgaccttcctgacgaaattggtggtcatcttgaacc is a window of Amphiura filiformis chromosome 2, Afil_fr2py, whole genome shotgun sequence DNA encoding:
- the LOC140146580 gene encoding MIP18 family protein galla-2-like, whose translation is MSDSDRLENVNPTVHGRLKDRHVIPDEEDDDVVDKIDAREVFDLIRNINDPEHPLTLEELNVVEHAQVEVDDDANSVRILFTPTIPHCSMATLIGLSIRVKLIRALPSRFKVDVEIYPGSHVSELAVNKQLADKERVAAALENGHLLEVVNQCLSRK